One window from the genome of Bacillus tianshenii encodes:
- a CDS encoding DUF4256 domain-containing protein: MTKTNKELSLEQREELLRTLKARFEKNMNRHQGLEWAKVQAKLEDNIEKLWSLNEMEATGGEPDVVGFDKKMGEYVFYDCSAESPKGRRRVCYDREALESRKKHKPENNAIDMATDMGIELLTEAQYRELQKLENVDMKTSSWVQTPDHIRKLGGALFCDRRYDTVFVYHNGAESYYAARGFRGSIRV; the protein is encoded by the coding sequence ATGACAAAGACAAATAAAGAGTTATCATTAGAACAACGTGAAGAACTGCTTAGAACTTTGAAAGCCCGTTTTGAGAAAAACATGAATCGACACCAAGGTCTTGAATGGGCGAAAGTGCAAGCTAAGCTCGAAGATAATATTGAAAAGCTGTGGTCGCTTAATGAAATGGAAGCAACTGGCGGGGAACCGGATGTTGTTGGCTTTGATAAAAAGATGGGTGAATACGTTTTCTATGATTGTTCAGCTGAAAGTCCTAAAGGTCGTAGACGTGTTTGTTACGATCGTGAAGCACTGGAGTCTAGGAAAAAACACAAACCAGAAAATAACGCGATTGATATGGCAACTGACATGGGCATTGAACTGTTAACAGAAGCTCAATATCGGGAGCTGCAGAAGCTTGAAAATGTTGATATGAAAACATCAAGCTGGGTCCAAACACCTGATCATATTCGAAAGCTTGGGGGAGCCCTCTTTTGTGATCGTCGCTACGACACTGTCTTTGTCTATCATAATGGTGCAGAATCCTACTATGCTGCAAGGGGCTTCCGTGGCTCGATAAGGGTCTGA
- a CDS encoding LysR family transcriptional regulator codes for MDIRWLKTFIIAAKYENFRKASEELFLTQPAITKHIKRLEDHLSIQLFERNGKTVTLAPAGLKFLPYAKELISKYEQGINSFEAWKQGYDRKLTIAAAPQIASSFLPSLLRTFIDKNPDIEVFINVVKSFEIGDEISAGKADIGLSRLHPLQTNLKVEAIHEEPVILVGVHLGEDKSNAVESKVLAQYRLITHNHPDYWDLLLNDVKSHYPMVRTMVVNQVEVTKRFIENGLGVSYLPFSMVKEEITKNNLLEIKSEKVQTPTSATYVITRVETNEATSFIKFLRAAL; via the coding sequence ATGGATATTAGATGGTTAAAAACATTTATTATAGCAGCAAAATATGAGAATTTTAGAAAGGCTTCAGAAGAACTATTCTTAACTCAACCTGCCATTACAAAACATATAAAACGGCTTGAAGACCATCTAAGTATTCAGCTATTTGAAAGGAATGGAAAAACAGTTACTCTTGCTCCTGCGGGGCTTAAGTTTCTCCCATACGCGAAAGAGCTTATTTCGAAGTATGAACAAGGGATAAACAGCTTTGAAGCTTGGAAACAAGGTTATGATCGTAAATTAACAATTGCCGCAGCTCCTCAAATTGCATCATCTTTTTTGCCTTCATTGTTACGAACATTTATTGATAAAAATCCTGATATAGAAGTGTTTATAAATGTTGTTAAATCTTTTGAAATAGGTGATGAAATAAGTGCTGGAAAGGCTGATATAGGTTTATCAAGACTACACCCATTGCAAACTAATCTAAAGGTTGAAGCTATACATGAAGAACCAGTTATTTTAGTAGGGGTTCATTTGGGCGAAGATAAAAGTAATGCTGTTGAAAGTAAAGTGTTAGCTCAGTACAGACTAATAACTCATAATCATCCAGACTATTGGGATTTATTATTAAATGACGTTAAGAGCCACTACCCAATGGTTCGAACTATGGTGGTGAATCAAGTAGAAGTGACCAAAAGGTTTATAGAAAATGGTCTTGGTGTATCCTATTTACCTTTTTCAATGGTTAAAGAGGAAATAACCAAGAACAACTTGTTAGAAATAAAATCAGAAAAAGTTCAGACACCTACTTCTGCCACCTATGTCATAACAAGAGTAGAAACAAATGAAGCAACGAGCTTTATCAAATTTTTAAGAGCAGCCTTGTAA
- a CDS encoding carbonic anhydrase family protein — MKKMLLYPFLAVFVSFSLGACSEQTVETAIPEEERDVKKKEKQANDASKVHWSYKGETGPKQWGTLDAAYSTCTDGSEQSPINIDFSQVTTSEKANQFEIQYEPSAYSIINNGHTIKADIQNKHSLVIDNKEYILSQFHFHAPSEHKFNGQYHAMELHLVHQAENGELAVLGVMIQEGAENESLRSVWDMLPKEEMDESRTGEKPIELSKLVPKDQTTIHYKGSLTTPPCTENVQWYMMKQPIEMSKEQIQSFKQIFPENHRPVQPLNEREVTVN, encoded by the coding sequence ATGAAAAAAATGTTACTTTATCCATTTTTAGCTGTTTTTGTTAGCTTTTCGCTGGGAGCTTGTTCAGAACAAACCGTGGAAACGGCAATACCAGAAGAGGAACGCGATGTGAAGAAGAAAGAGAAACAAGCAAATGATGCTTCAAAAGTGCATTGGTCCTATAAAGGAGAGACAGGTCCAAAACAATGGGGAACACTGGATGCTGCATATTCTACCTGTACGGATGGAAGTGAACAATCACCAATTAATATTGATTTTTCTCAAGTTACTACGAGCGAAAAAGCTAATCAGTTTGAAATTCAATATGAACCATCAGCGTATTCAATTATTAACAACGGTCATACAATTAAGGCTGATATTCAAAACAAACATAGCCTTGTGATTGACAACAAGGAATACATCCTTTCTCAATTTCACTTTCATGCGCCAAGTGAGCACAAATTTAATGGCCAATACCATGCTATGGAGTTACATCTTGTTCATCAAGCTGAAAATGGGGAGCTTGCCGTGTTAGGAGTTATGATTCAAGAAGGAGCGGAAAATGAAAGCCTCCGTTCAGTATGGGATATGCTGCCTAAGGAAGAAATGGACGAAAGTAGAACAGGAGAAAAGCCAATCGAATTATCCAAGCTTGTGCCTAAGGACCAAACAACAATTCATTACAAAGGGTCATTAACAACACCTCCTTGCACCGAAAATGTGCAATGGTACATGATGAAGCAGCCAATTGAAATGTCAAAAGAGCAAATTCAATCATTTAAACAGATTTTTCCTGAAAACCACAGACCTGTTCAGCCTTTAAATGAAAGGGAAGTTACTGTAAATTAA
- a CDS encoding VOC family protein, translated as MIKKLGQVMLYVHDQDDAVKFWTDQLGFLVISEENNEQGMRWVEIAPSEDAETSIILHNKEFVAKMSPGLNLGTPSLMFFTKNLDHLHSELSNKNIKVGEIVNMPSGRVFNFADNEDNYFAVMEKEQ; from the coding sequence ATGATTAAAAAACTCGGACAAGTTATGTTGTATGTTCATGATCAAGATGATGCCGTGAAGTTTTGGACAGATCAATTAGGGTTTCTTGTCATATCTGAGGAAAATAACGAACAAGGCATGAGGTGGGTCGAAATTGCTCCAAGTGAAGATGCAGAGACGAGCATCATTCTGCATAATAAAGAATTTGTTGCGAAGATGTCACCTGGATTAAACCTTGGAACACCTTCTTTAATGTTTTTTACAAAAAATCTTGATCATTTGCATAGTGAATTATCAAATAAAAATATCAAGGTTGGAGAGATTGTCAATATGCCTTCTGGTCGGGTATTTAATTTTGCAGATAACGAAGATAATTATTTTGCTGTCATGGAAAAGGAGCAATAG
- a CDS encoding PTS sugar transporter subunit IIB, whose translation MKKILVVCGNGLGSSFIVEMNVKKALDEMGIEAEVSHTDLTTAKSEPADYYIGSNEIVENLEDGQRHVIKLTNIMDKNELKDALETNMVKEG comes from the coding sequence ATGAAAAAAATATTAGTTGTTTGTGGTAATGGTCTAGGAAGTAGTTTCATCGTAGAAATGAATGTGAAGAAAGCGTTGGATGAAATGGGAATTGAAGCTGAAGTTTCCCATACCGATTTAACGACTGCCAAAAGTGAACCAGCTGATTATTATATCGGTTCTAATGAAATCGTGGAAAATTTAGAAGACGGCCAACGTCATGTCATTAAGCTTACAAACATTATGGATAAAAACGAATTAAAGGACGCACTTGAAACAAATATGGTAAAGGAGGGGTAG
- a CDS encoding BglG family transcription antiterminator, whose amino-acid sequence MIDERCTVILSKLIQAEEEYVSIKQLTETLGVSRRTLYYDFEKINSWLSDHQLKPISRVARKGLYLEKETKQRVSQLINHVDDWQYNYTKNERQLLMIIEILTSKTEVFTTNLTDLTKVSRGTIASDLKELKEMLSEMFNLTLAFHRFKGYKVSGREFDQRKAFTHSLDQLLVQWEWKEILEKFPTLFHPQDDKELIKERQQILSMISASEQSLGIELTSEMLSWLALQLLILKQRVQAGHPIVIDDDEKEALKDTQEYQAAEELLTQFKERAKITIPADEVYFITIHLLGAKVNYSNFDMDKNREMKRLKQVVLLMVNDFENYACIMFKEKKELVRTLFMHVKPAYYRIKYGVTKSNNVADSVSMKYPEIFKLTEKVVEHLEKLLHQRVSKSEIAYIAMHFGGWMKREGKTPLPRTRAIIVCENGIGTSAILRGQLEHLLSTVDIVDNISLRQYQQKNYDVDVIFSTSPIKENHVPVIMVNPILTDAEKESLLMRFNAFKPRRNPTKTSISTMLDVIRRYADIKDDKQLRIELERLLRESPTMFPKEYEKPMLNELLTDEMIQVIPRVKNWEDAIQEASKPLIEKNYITEKYVRAMIDNINNLGPYIVIAPKIAIPHARPEEGVNRLGMSLLLVEESVKFSEDAKHDANLIIVLAAIDNETHLKALSQLTDLLSDEKSLNQLLKIKSSEEGVELINNHLYSHEEELS is encoded by the coding sequence ATGATTGATGAACGATGTACTGTAATTTTGTCAAAGCTAATCCAGGCTGAAGAAGAGTATGTATCAATAAAGCAATTGACAGAAACATTGGGAGTATCAAGACGCACGCTGTACTATGATTTTGAAAAAATTAATAGCTGGCTGTCAGACCATCAATTGAAACCAATTTCCCGAGTGGCTCGAAAAGGTCTTTATTTAGAAAAAGAAACGAAACAACGAGTTTCTCAACTAATTAACCACGTTGATGATTGGCAGTACAATTACACAAAAAACGAACGTCAATTGTTAATGATTATTGAAATTTTAACAAGTAAAACAGAAGTGTTTACTACCAATTTAACAGATTTAACGAAAGTAAGCCGAGGTACAATTGCAAGTGATTTAAAAGAGTTGAAAGAAATGTTAAGTGAAATGTTTAACCTGACACTAGCATTTCATCGTTTTAAAGGATATAAAGTTTCTGGAAGAGAGTTCGACCAACGAAAAGCGTTTACTCACAGTTTAGATCAACTGTTGGTGCAATGGGAATGGAAGGAAATCTTAGAGAAGTTTCCAACTCTTTTTCACCCTCAAGATGATAAGGAGCTAATAAAAGAGCGCCAACAAATCCTTTCTATGATTTCAGCTAGTGAACAATCACTTGGCATTGAGCTAACGAGTGAAATGTTATCTTGGTTAGCGCTGCAGCTTCTTATTTTAAAGCAGCGAGTTCAAGCAGGGCATCCAATTGTTATTGATGATGATGAAAAGGAAGCTTTAAAAGATACACAAGAATATCAAGCAGCTGAGGAACTTTTAACCCAATTTAAAGAACGAGCAAAAATAACAATTCCAGCTGACGAGGTTTATTTCATCACCATCCATTTATTAGGGGCCAAAGTAAATTATTCTAATTTTGATATGGACAAAAATCGAGAAATGAAGCGGTTGAAACAAGTCGTTTTACTGATGGTGAATGACTTTGAAAATTATGCGTGTATCATGTTTAAAGAGAAAAAGGAACTTGTGAGAACATTATTTATGCATGTAAAACCTGCTTATTATCGAATTAAATACGGCGTGACTAAATCAAACAATGTAGCTGATTCCGTATCAATGAAATATCCAGAAATTTTTAAGCTAACGGAAAAGGTAGTCGAACATTTAGAGAAGCTTCTCCATCAACGAGTGAGTAAATCAGAAATCGCCTATATTGCTATGCACTTCGGCGGTTGGATGAAGCGTGAAGGGAAAACGCCATTGCCTCGAACACGAGCGATTATTGTTTGTGAGAACGGCATCGGTACATCAGCAATCCTCCGCGGACAATTAGAACATTTATTGTCAACAGTTGATATTGTCGATAATATTTCCCTTCGACAATATCAACAAAAGAATTATGATGTGGATGTGATTTTTTCAACATCACCAATTAAAGAAAACCATGTTCCAGTCATTATGGTAAATCCAATTTTAACGGATGCTGAGAAAGAATCATTATTAATGCGCTTTAATGCATTTAAACCAAGACGTAATCCGACAAAAACAAGCATTTCAACCATGCTTGATGTAATTCGTCGATATGCTGATATTAAAGACGACAAACAATTAAGGATAGAGCTTGAACGATTGCTTCGAGAATCTCCCACTATGTTTCCAAAGGAGTATGAGAAACCAATGCTTAATGAATTACTAACAGATGAAATGATACAAGTTATCCCGCGGGTTAAAAATTGGGAAGATGCGATACAAGAAGCCTCAAAACCATTAATTGAGAAAAATTACATCACTGAAAAGTATGTAAGAGCTATGATTGACAATATTAATAATCTGGGTCCGTATATTGTCATTGCACCTAAAATCGCCATTCCTCATGCAAGACCTGAAGAAGGAGTCAACCGCTTAGGGATGAGCTTATTACTGGTAGAAGAGAGTGTGAAATTTTCAGAAGATGCAAAACATGATGCAAACCTTATTATTGTACTAGCAGCTATTGATAATGAAACACATTTAAAGGCGTTATCGCAGTTAACTGATTTACTTTCGGATGAAAAAAGTCTCAATCAACTGCTGAAAATCAAATCTTCAGAAGAAGGCGTCGAGCTAATTAATAATCATTTATATTCACACGAGGAGGAATTGTCATGA
- a CDS encoding PTS ascorbate transporter subunit IIC: MIDLIMKDILGTPAILVGLFALIGLLLQRKAFADIVSGSLKTVMGFVILGAGAGVLIGSLDQFSQMFDHAFKLQGVIPNNEAIVALAQEGFGTETAMIMLFGMVVNIGLARLTPFKYIFLTGHHTMFMACMIAVILTTAEFSGVLMVITGSIILGSLMVLMPALLQPYTKEITGSDDFAIGHFGSFGYFVSGSIGKLVGKGSKSTEEIKVPKSLGFLRDTSVSVSLTMILLFLVVAAFAGPGFVESELSGGTNFLVFAFIQGLTFAAGVYIILAGVRMLLAEIVPAFKGIAEKVVPNSIPALDCPAIFPFASNAVIIGFMLSFVAGLVSMFILPLVGLKVIVPGLVPHFFTGAAAGVFGNATGGRKGAVYGSLANGFLISFLPALLLPVLGSIGFEGTTFGDADFGVIGIALGNLAKIFATPGLFFAAILVIFGVIFGVSYSIRKKKDFKEPPKQSA; the protein is encoded by the coding sequence ATGATTGATTTGATTATGAAAGATATCCTCGGGACTCCTGCTATTCTTGTTGGATTGTTTGCCTTAATAGGATTATTGCTTCAGCGGAAAGCGTTTGCAGATATTGTTTCCGGTTCTTTAAAAACTGTGATGGGATTTGTAATCCTTGGAGCAGGTGCAGGTGTATTGATTGGATCATTAGATCAGTTTAGTCAAATGTTTGATCATGCATTTAAGCTCCAAGGTGTTATTCCAAATAATGAAGCAATTGTAGCGCTGGCTCAAGAAGGGTTTGGAACAGAGACCGCCATGATTATGCTCTTTGGTATGGTTGTTAACATCGGACTAGCTCGATTAACCCCATTTAAATACATTTTCTTAACAGGGCACCATACGATGTTTATGGCATGTATGATTGCAGTTATTTTAACAACAGCTGAATTCAGTGGTGTATTAATGGTCATAACTGGTTCAATCATTCTTGGTTCCCTTATGGTATTAATGCCGGCTTTACTTCAGCCGTATACGAAAGAAATTACAGGTTCTGATGATTTTGCGATTGGTCACTTTGGTTCGTTCGGTTATTTTGTTTCAGGTTCCATTGGTAAGTTAGTAGGGAAAGGCTCTAAATCAACTGAAGAAATTAAAGTTCCAAAATCACTAGGCTTTTTACGCGATACATCCGTATCTGTATCATTAACAATGATCTTATTATTCTTGGTCGTCGCCGCATTTGCCGGCCCAGGGTTTGTTGAGAGTGAATTAAGTGGTGGAACAAACTTTCTAGTATTTGCCTTTATACAAGGATTAACCTTTGCTGCTGGTGTTTACATTATTTTAGCTGGTGTACGTATGTTGCTTGCTGAAATTGTACCTGCTTTCAAAGGGATTGCTGAAAAAGTTGTACCGAACTCAATTCCAGCTCTTGATTGTCCAGCCATCTTCCCATTTGCAAGTAATGCCGTTATTATTGGTTTTATGCTTAGCTTTGTTGCAGGTTTAGTGAGTATGTTTATTCTCCCACTTGTTGGATTAAAGGTTATTGTACCTGGACTTGTGCCTCACTTTTTCACTGGGGCAGCTGCTGGAGTGTTCGGAAATGCAACAGGCGGACGAAAAGGTGCCGTATATGGCTCACTTGCCAATGGCTTTCTAATTAGCTTCCTTCCAGCTTTACTTCTTCCAGTTCTCGGTTCCATTGGATTTGAAGGCACAACATTTGGTGATGCTGACTTTGGTGTAATTGGTATTGCACTAGGTAATTTAGCAAAAATATTTGCCACTCCTGGTCTCTTCTTTGCAGCAATTCTAGTCATCTTTGGAGTAATCTTTGGGGTTAGTTATTCGATTCGAAAGAAGAAAGACTTTAAAGAACCTCCAAAACAAAGTGCTTAA
- a CDS encoding TIGR02677 family protein: MDVSLLKPIYETKYLAVENAFRYRAILRYFFMQHERMRHYLFAEEIYTYLKSFDMFRSYTEEELQQDLEQLVKWKNLIARQEMGKVRTIEEFKKKKFRYQCSPYTVEIERMVMKLEQLGDSFGGSLEKTLFDRLHASLQKVKEVLGDSAEQAQDEIYRVWEDTFDYFKKIIQNSSDYIAYLQSENIEEKMMTEAFLAYKEQFTVYLRDFIVSLQQTSFKIETILTEISEEDMKQLAITLADYQLKVPRFEDIGLSREELELEYVEKWNSLKVWFVGTETSESELLSLQYKTNDMIRKITRVVQRLGERHQNFRSRKQDYLHLAKWFSSLENIEEAHKLSSVVFGCFHTRHFVADNDPTEDIYSDVWDEKPAQVITKPIVKYYREKTKPTAIIDNQEEKEEVMKQHLRERENEQAQIAQLIHNKRIKMSDLPVIEPFIRKTLLSWIGKSMAKEDKVVKTETGQRIQVNQLDDEAIIIEATDGKLSMPNFEIQFLD; the protein is encoded by the coding sequence GTGGATGTGTCATTGTTGAAGCCTATATATGAAACAAAATATTTAGCGGTTGAGAATGCTTTTAGGTATCGAGCAATCTTACGCTATTTTTTTATGCAACATGAGCGGATGAGACATTATTTATTTGCTGAAGAAATCTATACGTATTTGAAAAGTTTTGATATGTTCCGTTCTTATACAGAAGAAGAATTGCAACAGGATTTAGAGCAGCTTGTGAAGTGGAAGAATTTAATTGCACGACAAGAAATGGGTAAGGTGCGCACGATTGAAGAATTTAAGAAAAAGAAGTTTCGCTACCAATGCAGTCCGTACACTGTGGAAATTGAACGAATGGTCATGAAGTTAGAGCAGTTAGGCGATTCATTTGGCGGTTCTCTAGAAAAAACATTATTTGATCGCTTACATGCGTCTCTGCAGAAGGTTAAAGAAGTTTTGGGAGATTCAGCAGAACAGGCACAGGATGAAATTTACCGTGTCTGGGAAGATACATTTGATTATTTCAAGAAAATTATTCAAAACTCCTCAGATTATATTGCTTATTTACAAAGTGAAAATATTGAAGAAAAAATGATGACTGAAGCATTTTTAGCTTATAAAGAGCAATTTACAGTCTATTTGCGGGATTTTATCGTTTCGCTTCAACAAACTTCATTTAAAATCGAAACCATATTAACAGAAATATCAGAAGAGGATATGAAACAGCTTGCGATTACCCTCGCAGATTATCAATTAAAAGTGCCGCGCTTTGAAGATATTGGGCTGTCTAGAGAGGAACTTGAATTAGAGTATGTTGAAAAATGGAATAGCTTAAAAGTGTGGTTTGTTGGCACTGAAACGAGTGAAAGTGAATTGCTTTCATTACAATATAAGACAAATGATATGATTCGAAAGATTACGAGGGTTGTACAAAGACTAGGGGAACGGCATCAAAATTTTCGCAGTCGTAAGCAAGATTATTTACATTTAGCAAAATGGTTTTCATCGTTAGAAAACATTGAAGAAGCCCATAAGTTATCATCTGTTGTGTTTGGCTGCTTTCATACACGCCATTTTGTCGCTGATAATGACCCGACAGAAGATATTTATAGTGATGTATGGGATGAAAAGCCTGCACAAGTTATCACAAAGCCTATTGTGAAATATTATCGTGAAAAAACAAAACCAACTGCAATTATTGATAACCAAGAGGAAAAGGAAGAAGTGATGAAGCAGCATTTAAGAGAACGAGAGAATGAACAAGCTCAAATAGCGCAATTGATTCACAACAAGAGAATTAAAATGAGTGATTTGCCTGTGATTGAGCCATTTATTCGTAAAACGCTGTTAAGCTGGATTGGGAAATCAATGGCCAAAGAAGATAAAGTTGTGAAGACGGAAACAGGGCAACGCATTCAAGTAAATCAGCTGGATGATGAGGCGATTATCATTGAAGCGACGGATGGAAAGCTTTCCATGCCAAACTTTGAAATACAATTTTTAGATTAG